DNA sequence from the Saccopteryx leptura isolate mSacLep1 chromosome 4, mSacLep1_pri_phased_curated, whole genome shotgun sequence genome:
cctgaGCATCCCCGGCCAACGCCCTAATCCACTGCGTCACCTCCAGTCAGACAACTTACTACCAAATCTTAGCACTGAGATTTGAACTGACAAATCTGTCGAGTTGGGTTACatgtattcatttcctaccttCTTATAGATTCAAAAGAGCAATCTAAGAAGTGGAACCTCTAAGAATGGCCTCCCTGAGCTCCAGCCTCTGGAATGAAACCACTACATCTGTGTATCAGTACCTTGGCTTTCAAGTTCAAAAAATTTACCCTTTCCATGATAACTGGAACACTGCCTGCTTTGtcattctgcttttatttatatttacagtgGTATCTTTGGTGGTGCTGGCTTTCCTCTATGAAGTGCTGGACTGCTGCTGCTGTgtgaaaaacaaaactgtgaaaGACCTGAAGAGTGAACCTAGCCCTCTTAGAAGCATGATGGACAACATCAGAAAACGGGAAACAGAAGTGGTCTAGTGCTCTGCATAAGATGAGCCAAGTCTCTGAAAACAGCCTTCCACTTCCGAGAAAAAACAATGTCTGAGGCCAACTGTTACTACGAAATTTACAGAATTATTGAAAGACTGTCACTAGAAGGAAAAAACAAGTTAAAtatctgttttgtgtgtgtaaccctttcattaaatataaaataaaacttcacaAATGTGAATAATTTACCAATCTCTTTAAAAGAACACTTCAAAACTAGATTAAAAAATTCCTATAATTCAGTATTAAGTAgcgaaaagtaaaacaaaaaacataagcaAAGCTAATGATGCCAAAATAGGTTATACCTAAAATCGTGTGGACTAAAAACTATTAGAGTACTAAAACTACATGTGCTTTGGTTATAAAAATGCTATTCAAAATGCTTCTCTAAATCCAAAGTAAAATAGTGCTACTTATATTAAAGTCCTTACTTATTAAAAAGCAGTATTTTCtggtttcttaaagaaaaatttacacaTTTCTGAAGACTTAAGTTTTATACAGGATTACTGAGAAAAAAAGTCTCGAAATACTCAGAAAAGTCATAGGTATACTTGCATAAAATTTTCATACAATGGACTAACTGCTGAAACACATACATAGTCTAAGAAGGACCAGGCTACCTCTAACTAAAACTGACAAATCCACCACTAAACTGCGTTTCCTGAGCGGGGCCTCGTCGTGCTTCTCACAATCACCCTCTCAAGGGCTACGATACCTGACCTAGAAAATactgcaaaaatatgaaaagatagaACCACTCAACATCTGTTAAGAAATATggcagttttatttcttataatttcagGGCTGAAcagacattatattttataacccTAATACCATTTTGCTACTACTCATGAGCAAACCAAAgcatgctcttaaccactacacTACAACTACCATTAGGCCAGAAATGTCACTTCTGAAAATTTATTGAGAAAttagttcaaaagaaaaaatcactcaaggatgtttataaaatatcattactaaaaacaacaaaaaattggaaataacagCTTTAAATGTAGCACATCAACTTCACAGTATTAATAAGCTACTGAAAATGATAAAGTAGAAAACATTTGATacataaagtgaaaaataagtatctgtctttttcaatttagagAACCCTAATTATGAGTCTGAAATAGTTTatccatgaaatatttttgtatttttttctaacataagaaacaaacacaaataacATAATCAACTTTCAAAAGACTTGTGAAACTTAGGTATTTAGAATACTTTGAGAACTATTCTGAGCACTATTAGAACCACATTTTCACAAACAGTAAACTTTGGGGGCCTTTGATAATGCACACTATCAACTTTTCCCTACCTTACCCTGTAATTCATTTAGCCATCCAACAAATAAGTACTGAGTGCTTCTAGCCGTGAGGGATTAAGTTACAACAGCCAATAAGTAACCATGAAATTACAGTGGCACACAGAAGCTCTGATAGAAATAGTGAGCTCTGTGAGAACTCAAAGGCTAAGCACTAAAATCAAATTGAAAGAAGGAATAATATGACTTTTAAGCTGAAACCTAAAAGAAGAGGAGTTAgccaaaggaaagaggaaagtagGAATGAATGCTCCCAAAAGAGGAAACTAAATGAGCAAAATCCAAGAGGCAAGTATCACCGGGAGACAGTACAAGGAAACAGGCAGGGGTGTTTCTGAGCGCGTGGAACCCCCGCTGGCTCAGTACAGCCCAATTTCAAAACTTCACTGCAATGCAACAGTTGTCATGAGAATGTGGTGCTTTCGTAAGGACTGACATCTGAGTACTAGAATTACACTGAAATACCACAAATAACTACTCATTTAGTCcattggtccccaaccttttttgagccatggaccagtttaatgtcagaaaatattttcacggaccggcctttagggtgggacagataaatgcacaaaattaaattatgtgaccggcgtaaaaactgtggtatttttaaatataattgtcaaacttaacgagacaagcgtcaagagtgagtcttagacggatggaaaagagggaatctggtcattttttaaaaataaaacatcgttcagacttaaatataaataaaacggaaataatgtaagttatttattctttctctgcggaccggtaccggtccacagcccggggatTGGAGACCACTGATTTAGTCAACTGGTAGTCAACAAGGGTGCAGTTAATGCAAGTCAATGAGGAAGACAAGTTGTTCCAACAAATGATACAGGAACAGCTGAAtaaccacacacaaaaagttgAATTGAGACCCCTATGTTAAACTGAAAAGTCATTAGGtcaaagtgtttttttaaatcaactcaaACTTATCAAAACCTAATGTAATAGTTAAAACTATAAAGCTCTTAAAAGACAACATAATACATTTTCATAACCTTgagttaggcaaagatttctttttttaaaaaaaaatttctttcgattcccagccagggcacataggagaagcgtgcctatgtgcttctccacccaccccctccttcctctctgtctctctcttcccctcccgcagccaaggctccattggagcaaagatggcccgggcgctggggatggctccttggcctctgccccaggcgctagagtggctctagtcgcagcagagcgacgccccggaggggcagagcatcgccccctggtgggcagagtgtcgcccctggtgggcgtgctgggtgaatcccggtcgggcgcatgcgggagtctgtctgactgtctctccccgtttccagcttcagaaaaatacaaaaaaaaaaaaaatttctgcctgaccagacggtagtacagtggatagagttggactgggatgcggaggacccaggttcaagaccctgaggtcgccagcttgagcacgggctcatctggtttgagtaaggctcaccagcttgagcccaaggtcgctggctcgagcaaggggtcactcagtctgctgaaggcccacggtcaaggcacatatgaaaaagcaatcaatgaactaaggtgtcacaacgaaaaactgatcattgatgcttctcatctctctcagttcctgtctgtccctatctatccctctctctgtctctgtaaagaaaaaaaaaagaaatttgaaaaaaaatgtctgcCCTCGGacaaagcattgtcccaaagcactgaggttgccagtttaatcccctgttctttcctttcttttctaattaaaaaaattaattctatttggaataaataaagaactcttacaaaccaatagaaaaaagacaacccagtaTTTTTTAAGTGGGCAAAAAAGGTGAACATTTTACCAAAGACGACAGATACATGAAtagtcaataagcacatgaaatgaCATcaaacatcattaatcattagggaactgcatattaaaaccaaataggccctggccgattggctcagtggtagagcatcggcctgacttgcaggagtcccaggttcgattaccagccagggtacacaggagaagcgcccatctgcttctccacccctccccctctccttcctctctctctctctctctcttcccctcctgcagccaaggctccattgcagcaaagttggcctgggcgctgaggatggctccatggctctgtctcaggtgctagaatggctctggttgcaacagagcaacgccccagatgggcagagcatcgccccctggggggcatgccaggtggatcctggtcgggcgcatgtgggagtctgtctgactgcctccctgtttccaacttcagaaaaatacaaaaacaaaacaaaacaaaaaccaaaataccAAAATAACACTTCACATCTACTAGAATGGCTATGatcagaaagacaaaaataataaatcttggtaagaagaaaaaaaatggacgggggggtgttatattgagtgggacatttgaaggtatgttaacaaaataaaattaataaaaattttaaaaatgtttattaaataaagaatggaaccctcatgcactaatggtaagaatgtaaaatggtacagccattttggtagtttcttaaaaTGCTCAACATAAATTAACtacatgacccagaaattctactctTAGGTCTCTTtcctaaagagagagagagaaaatagatgcCCACATAAcgacttgtacatgaatgttcacagtGGCTCTATTTGTAATAGACAAAAGGTGGGAGGAATAcaaatgcctttatttttttttaaagattttgattttagagagaggttagagagaaagaagggtgggggaggagaggaagcaccaactcatagtactagttacttcttatatgtgccctgactgggttagcccaggattttgaattggcaacctcagcattccaggtcgatgctttatccactgcaccaccacaggtcaggcacaaacatATCTTAACTGATAAATGgctaaacaaattgtggtatatccatacaatggaatactctacagcaataaaatgaaatactgatacatgctacaaggTGGATGAATCCTGTACAATATACAGCAAACTGAATTCCAcaacaaataaaaaggaatatatacCATaaccaagtaggatttattccaagAATGCAAGTTGGtttaacatctgaaaatcaaTTCATGTAATACACTGTGTTATTAGAATCAAGAACAAGAACATGATCATCTCAAAAGATGCTAAATAAAAGAGCCACACACTAAAGACCACACATCATCAAATCgcacttatatgaaatgtccagaaaaggcaaatacatagagacagaaagtagattattgGTTATCTGGGACTAAAAAGCAACTGCAAATAGGCACAAGGGATCTTTTGGGGGAtaacaaaaatgttctaaaattggaaTGCACTGGTAATTACACAACTCTTTAAATTTACTAAACATCtttaaactgtacacttaaaaaacaagtgtactagaaaaaaaaacaaaaagaagtgtaCTAGATGGTATGGAAATTAAACATCAATGAGGTCGTTTTTTCAAAGATAataacctaaattttttttttttttggaaagagagagacagggacagacaggcaggaagagagagagatgagaagcatcaattcttcattgtggcaccttagttgttcattgattgctttctcataagtgccttgaccagagggctccaactgagccagtgaccccttgctcaagccagcgaccatggggtcatgactagatcccatgctcaagctagcaaccccatgttcaagctggtgagcccgcactcaagccagagacctcagggttttgaacctgggtcctcagcgtccaggccaatgctctatccactgtaccaccactggtcaggcaataaccTAAATTCTAACTACAACACAAGTCTACTAACATCTTAAGAAAATGAACTTGCCATTACTAAATGatttcctgaaaaataaaaactaaaaagtccTAGTCCATTTTACTCACCAGAATTTTGTTTAGAGCCTGATGATCCTCCATGCTCT
Encoded proteins:
- the SMIM18 gene encoding small integral membrane protein 18 — translated: MASLSSSLWNETTTSVYQYLGFQVQKIYPFHDNWNTACFVILLLFIFTVVSLVVLAFLYEVLDCCCCVKNKTVKDLKSEPSPLRSMMDNIRKRETEVV